Proteins from one Mycolicibacter virginiensis genomic window:
- the thrC gene encoding threonine synthase gives MSSTRTPIHRPWPGLIGAYRDRLPIGDDWTAITLHEGGTPLIHAKRISEQTGCTVHLKVEGLNPTGSFKDRGMTMAVTDAVARGQKAVLCASTGNTSASAAAYAARAGITCAVLIPQGKIAMGKLAQAVMHGAKIIQIDGNFDDCLELARKMATDFPTISLVNSVNPVRIEGQKTAAFEIVDALGTAPDIHSLPVGNAGNITAYWKGYREYFADGLTEKLPKMLGTQAAGAAPLVLGEPVKNPETIATAIRIGSPASWTQAVEAQVDSGGRFLAATDDEILAAYHLVAQTEGVFVEPASAASIAGLLKSVEDGWVPRGSTVVCTVTGNGLKDPDTALKDMPEVTAVTVDAATVVAELGLA, from the coding sequence GTGAGCTCCACCCGGACACCGATCCACCGCCCCTGGCCCGGCCTGATCGGCGCCTACCGCGATCGGCTTCCCATCGGCGACGACTGGACGGCCATCACCCTGCACGAGGGCGGCACCCCGCTGATCCACGCCAAGCGGATCTCCGAGCAGACCGGCTGCACGGTGCACCTCAAGGTCGAGGGGCTCAACCCCACCGGTTCATTCAAGGACCGCGGCATGACGATGGCCGTCACCGACGCGGTCGCCCGCGGCCAGAAGGCGGTGCTGTGCGCCTCGACCGGCAACACCTCGGCGTCGGCGGCCGCCTACGCCGCCCGCGCCGGCATCACCTGCGCGGTGCTGATCCCGCAGGGCAAGATTGCGATGGGCAAGCTCGCGCAGGCAGTTATGCACGGCGCCAAGATCATTCAGATCGACGGCAACTTCGACGACTGCCTGGAGCTGGCCCGCAAGATGGCCACCGACTTCCCGACCATCTCGCTGGTGAACTCGGTCAACCCGGTGCGCATCGAAGGCCAGAAGACGGCGGCCTTCGAGATCGTCGACGCACTGGGCACCGCGCCCGACATCCACTCGCTGCCGGTCGGCAACGCCGGCAACATCACCGCGTACTGGAAGGGCTACCGCGAGTACTTCGCCGATGGTCTGACCGAGAAGCTGCCGAAGATGTTGGGCACCCAGGCTGCCGGGGCTGCACCGCTGGTGCTCGGTGAGCCGGTCAAGAACCCGGAGACCATCGCGACCGCGATTCGCATCGGCTCGCCGGCCTCCTGGACACAGGCCGTTGAAGCGCAGGTGGATTCGGGTGGGCGGTTCCTGGCCGCCACCGACGACGAGATCTTGGCCGCCTACCACCTGGTGGCGCAGACCGAGGGCGTATTCGTCGAGCCGGCCTCTGCGGCCAGCATCGCCGGACTGCTCAAGTCGGTGGAGGACGGCTGGGTGCCGCGCGGTTCGACCGTGGTGTGCACCGTGACCGGCAACGGGCTCAAAGACCCCGACACCGCGCTCAAGGACATGCCCGAAGTGACCGCGGTTACCGTTGACGCGGCCACTGTGGTCGCCGAATTGGGGCTGGCCTAG
- the thrB gene encoding homoserine kinase, translating into MVQLLPTGLTASVAVAASSANLGPGFDSLGLALGLYDEVIVETVESGLVVQVEGEGAGQVPLTSDHLVVQGILRGMHEAGVEAPGMVVRCRNAIPHQRGLGSSAAAVVGGLAVVNGLVAQLDRPGLSETQLIQLASEFEGHPDNAAAAVLGGAVVSWTAKAADGKADYAAAPLRLHPDIHLFPAIPQLRSSTAETRALLPEQVSHRDARFNVSRAALLVVALTERPDLLLAATEDVLHQPQRGAAQPESAAFLELLRRHGIAAVLSGAGPAVIALTTATQLPAAVLESPEARVFNVTEMPVGDAVRWNSGVAVPG; encoded by the coding sequence GTGGTTCAGTTGTTGCCGACCGGGTTGACGGCCAGCGTCGCGGTTGCGGCGTCGAGCGCCAACCTGGGCCCCGGCTTCGACAGCCTGGGTCTGGCGCTGGGCCTCTACGACGAGGTGATCGTCGAGACGGTCGAGTCCGGTCTGGTGGTGCAGGTCGAGGGGGAGGGCGCCGGCCAGGTTCCGCTCACCTCGGATCACCTTGTGGTGCAAGGCATCCTGCGCGGCATGCACGAGGCGGGTGTCGAGGCACCCGGCATGGTGGTGCGCTGCCGCAATGCGATCCCGCATCAGCGTGGCCTGGGCTCGTCGGCGGCCGCCGTGGTCGGTGGGCTGGCTGTGGTCAATGGCCTTGTCGCGCAACTCGATCGGCCCGGCCTGTCCGAAACCCAGCTGATCCAGCTGGCCTCGGAGTTCGAAGGCCACCCCGACAACGCCGCGGCCGCCGTACTGGGCGGCGCGGTGGTTTCGTGGACAGCAAAGGCAGCCGACGGCAAGGCCGACTATGCGGCGGCGCCGCTGCGGCTGCACCCCGACATCCATCTGTTCCCGGCGATTCCGCAACTGCGTTCGTCGACGGCCGAGACGCGGGCTTTGTTGCCCGAGCAGGTCAGCCACCGTGATGCCCGGTTCAATGTCAGCCGGGCGGCGCTGCTGGTGGTGGCGCTGACCGAGCGGCCCGATCTGCTGCTGGCGGCCACCGAGGATGTGCTGCACCAGCCGCAGCGCGGTGCCGCGCAGCCGGAGTCGGCGGCATTCCTGGAGCTGCTGCGTCGGCACGGCATCGCGGCGGTGCTTTCCGGCGCTGGACCTGCGGTGATCGCGCTGACGACAGCGACCCAACTGCCCGCTGCGGTGCTGGAGTCTCCGGAGGCTCGTGTGTTCAACGTCACCGAGATGCCGGTCGGCGACGCGGTCAGGTGGAACTCCGGGGTGGCGGTACCGGGTTGA
- the rho gene encoding transcription termination factor Rho, translating to MTETDLFTAEGSTDQESLPTPPSTSETSQDVAAGGSDAAPSAPEAAAAPATTESAPASAPDNGAATAPSDSSLSAMVLPELRALANRVGVKGSSGMRKSELIAAIREVSGNGGNGGSGAEAPKTKTQTSEQPANGAEPAASNEAEPPAAPPRRERRGASRATGSPAANGGESEKPAEQDKPAEAEAQGESRKQGRNDDKAEQSGGRREREGAKSEPKADAKADTKADEAAQSKNDDQGGDQSNRGGGGGDDDEGRGGRRGRRFRDRRRRGERGGEGGGAGGDAELREDDVVQPVAGILDVLDNYAFVRTSGYLAGPNDVYVSMNMVRKNGLRRGDAVTGAVRVPRDGDQPNQRQKFNPLVRLDSVNGGPVEDARKRPEFSKLTPLYPNQRLRLETSGEKLTTRVIDLIMPIGKGQRALIVSPPKAGKTTIMQDIANAITRNNPECHLMVVLVDERPEEVTDMQRSVKGEVIASTFDRPPSDHTQAAELAIERAKRLVEQGKDVVVLLDSITRLGRAYNNASPASGRILSGGVDSTALYPPKRFLGAARNIEDGGSLTIIATAMVETGSTGDTVIFEEFKGTGNAELKLDRKIAERRVFPAVDVNPSGTRKDELLLSPDEFAIVHKLRRLLSGLDSHQAIDLLMSQLRKTKNNYEFLVQVSKTTPGMDND from the coding sequence GTGACCGAAACGGACCTCTTCACGGCTGAAGGCAGCACCGATCAGGAATCGCTGCCGACCCCCCCGAGCACTTCCGAGACCAGCCAGGATGTAGCAGCCGGCGGTAGTGACGCCGCGCCGTCCGCCCCGGAAGCTGCCGCTGCGCCGGCCACCACCGAGTCCGCTCCCGCTTCGGCGCCTGACAACGGTGCGGCCACCGCCCCCTCCGACAGCTCGCTGTCGGCGATGGTGCTGCCCGAACTGCGGGCGCTGGCCAACCGCGTCGGTGTCAAGGGCTCCTCCGGGATGCGCAAGAGCGAACTGATTGCCGCAATCCGCGAGGTCTCCGGCAACGGGGGTAACGGCGGCAGTGGCGCCGAAGCGCCGAAGACGAAGACACAGACCAGCGAGCAACCCGCCAACGGTGCCGAGCCCGCCGCGTCCAACGAGGCGGAGCCTCCCGCGGCGCCGCCGCGCCGCGAACGCCGTGGCGCCAGCCGTGCGACCGGTTCGCCCGCCGCCAACGGCGGCGAGTCCGAGAAGCCCGCCGAGCAGGACAAGCCCGCCGAGGCCGAGGCCCAGGGCGAGTCGCGCAAGCAGGGCCGCAACGACGACAAGGCCGAGCAGTCCGGTGGACGCCGTGAGCGCGAGGGCGCCAAGAGCGAGCCCAAGGCCGACGCGAAAGCCGACACCAAGGCCGACGAAGCCGCGCAGTCCAAGAACGACGACCAGGGCGGCGACCAGTCCAACCGTGGCGGTGGCGGTGGCGACGACGACGAAGGACGCGGTGGCCGGCGCGGCCGTCGCTTCCGTGACCGGCGTCGCCGTGGCGAGCGTGGCGGCGAAGGTGGCGGTGCCGGCGGTGACGCCGAGCTGCGCGAGGACGACGTCGTCCAGCCGGTCGCCGGCATCCTCGACGTGCTGGACAACTACGCATTCGTGCGCACCTCGGGCTACCTGGCCGGGCCCAACGACGTCTACGTCTCGATGAACATGGTCCGCAAGAACGGGCTGCGCCGCGGCGACGCGGTGACCGGTGCCGTGCGGGTGCCCCGCGACGGTGACCAGCCCAATCAGCGGCAGAAGTTCAACCCGCTGGTGCGGCTGGACTCGGTCAACGGCGGCCCCGTCGAGGACGCCCGTAAGCGTCCGGAGTTCTCCAAGCTGACCCCGCTGTACCCGAACCAGCGGCTGCGGTTGGAGACCTCGGGGGAGAAGCTGACCACCCGCGTCATCGACCTGATCATGCCGATCGGTAAGGGGCAGCGTGCCCTGATCGTGTCACCGCCCAAGGCCGGTAAGACCACGATCATGCAGGACATCGCCAACGCGATCACCCGCAACAACCCCGAGTGCCACCTGATGGTGGTGCTGGTTGACGAGCGTCCCGAAGAAGTCACCGACATGCAGCGCTCGGTCAAGGGTGAGGTGATCGCCTCGACCTTCGACCGGCCGCCGTCAGACCACACCCAGGCCGCCGAGCTGGCCATCGAGCGGGCCAAGCGCCTGGTCGAGCAGGGCAAGGACGTCGTCGTGCTGCTGGACTCGATCACCCGGCTGGGTCGTGCCTACAACAACGCCTCCCCGGCGTCGGGCCGCATCCTGTCCGGTGGTGTGGACTCCACCGCGCTTTACCCGCCCAAGCGGTTCCTGGGCGCGGCGCGCAACATCGAGGACGGCGGTTCGCTGACCATCATCGCCACCGCGATGGTGGAGACCGGCTCCACCGGTGACACCGTGATCTTCGAAGAGTTCAAGGGCACCGGTAACGCCGAGCTCAAGCTGGACCGCAAGATCGCCGAGCGCCGGGTGTTCCCGGCCGTCGACGTCAACCCGTCGGGCACCCGTAAGGACGAGCTGCTGCTCTCGCCGGACGAGTTCGCGATCGTGCACAAGCTGCGTCGGCTGCTGTCCGGCCTGGACTCGCATCAGGCCATCGACCTGCTGATGAGTCAGCTGCGCAAGACCAAGAACAACTACGAGTTCCTGGTGCAGGTGTCCAAGACCACGCCGGGAATGGACAACGACTGA
- the rpmE gene encoding 50S ribosomal protein L31 — MKTGIHPAYGETTVVCGCGNSFTTRSTKESGHIVVEVCSQCHPFYTGKQKILDSGGRVARFEKRYGKRNAGAAATAAADDK; from the coding sequence ATGAAAACTGGCATTCACCCCGCCTACGGCGAGACCACCGTGGTCTGCGGTTGTGGCAACAGCTTCACCACCCGCAGCACCAAGGAGAGCGGCCACATCGTGGTCGAGGTCTGCTCGCAGTGCCACCCGTTCTACACCGGCAAGCAGAAGATCCTGGACAGCGGCGGCCGTGTTGCGCGCTTCGAGAAGCGCTACGGCAAGCGCAACGCCGGTGCCGCTGCAACTGCAGCAGCCGACGACAAGTAG
- the prfA gene encoding peptide chain release factor 1 — protein MTQSIQGIDALLAEHAALETQLSDPDLHNDPTEARRAGRRFAQLAPIIATHRKLESARGDLEAARELAADDASFAAEVPELEARVAELDTALTDMLAPRDPHDADDIVLEVKSGEGGEESALFAADLARMYIRYAERQGWKVTVLDETTSDLGGYKDATLTIASKGDSADGVWSRMKFEGGVHRVQRVPVTESQGRVHTSAAGVLVYPEPEEVAEVAIDESDLRIDVYRSSGKGGQGVNTTDSAVRITHLPTGIVVTCQNERSQLQNKARALQVLAARLQAVAEEQAQADASADRASQIRTVDRSERIRTYNFPENRITDHRIGYKAHNLDQVLDGDLDPMFDALAAADKETRLQGTA, from the coding sequence ATGACTCAAAGCATTCAGGGGATCGACGCCCTGCTGGCCGAGCACGCCGCCCTGGAAACGCAGCTGTCGGATCCTGATCTGCACAACGATCCGACCGAGGCGCGTCGAGCCGGTCGGCGCTTCGCCCAACTGGCCCCCATCATCGCCACCCACCGCAAGCTCGAGTCGGCCCGCGGCGACCTCGAGGCCGCCCGGGAACTGGCCGCCGACGACGCGTCGTTCGCCGCCGAGGTACCGGAGCTGGAGGCACGTGTCGCCGAACTGGACACCGCCCTCACCGACATGCTGGCGCCCCGCGACCCGCACGACGCCGACGACATCGTGCTCGAAGTCAAATCCGGCGAAGGCGGCGAGGAATCGGCATTGTTCGCCGCCGATCTGGCCCGGATGTACATCCGCTACGCAGAACGTCAGGGCTGGAAGGTGACCGTCCTCGACGAGACCACCTCCGACCTCGGCGGATACAAGGACGCCACCCTGACCATCGCGAGCAAGGGCGACAGCGCCGACGGCGTGTGGTCGCGGATGAAGTTCGAGGGCGGGGTGCACCGCGTGCAGCGAGTGCCGGTGACCGAGTCGCAGGGCCGCGTCCACACCTCGGCGGCCGGCGTGCTGGTTTACCCCGAGCCCGAAGAGGTCGCCGAGGTGGCCATCGACGAGTCGGATCTGCGTATCGACGTCTACCGGTCCTCCGGCAAGGGCGGCCAGGGTGTCAACACCACCGACTCCGCGGTACGTATCACCCACCTGCCGACCGGGATCGTGGTGACCTGCCAGAACGAGCGGTCGCAGCTGCAGAACAAGGCCCGGGCATTGCAGGTTTTGGCGGCCCGGCTGCAGGCGGTTGCCGAGGAGCAGGCCCAGGCGGATGCCTCGGCCGATCGGGCCAGCCAGATCCGCACCGTGGACCGCAGCGAGCGCATCCGCACCTACAACTTCCCGGAAAACCGGATCACCGACCACCGCATCGGCTACAAGGCGCACAACCTCGACCAGGTCCTCGACGGGGATCTCGATCCGATGTTCGACGCGTTGGCAGCCGCCGATAAGGAAACCCGGTTACAGGGGACGGCATAG
- the prmC gene encoding peptide chain release factor N(5)-glutamine methyltransferase yields the protein MRDAIDSAAALFADAGIDSARYDAEELAAHAAGTDRGRLALLDPPDDEFYGRYRELVAARSSRVPLQHLIGTAAFGPVLLHVGPGVFIPRPETEALLDWVLKRIVAQPLSSPAVIVDACTGSGALAIALSHSFPGARVLAVEDSEPALDYAQRNCAGTSVELIHADVTTLGLLSELDGQVDLMVSNPPYIPDGAELDPEVAQHDPGHALFGGPDGMSVITPLAQLAARLLRPGGAFAVEHDDTTPTATVQTVRDTGFFDEVVSRPDLTGRLRFVTAIRNDQP from the coding sequence ATGAGGGACGCGATCGACTCCGCCGCAGCGCTTTTCGCTGATGCCGGAATCGATTCCGCCCGCTACGACGCTGAAGAGCTCGCCGCCCACGCGGCCGGCACCGACCGTGGCCGGCTGGCACTGCTGGACCCACCGGACGACGAGTTCTACGGGCGTTACCGGGAATTGGTCGCCGCACGCAGCTCTCGCGTACCGCTGCAGCACCTGATCGGCACCGCGGCCTTCGGTCCGGTGCTGCTGCACGTCGGTCCTGGAGTGTTCATCCCGCGGCCGGAAACCGAAGCTCTGCTCGACTGGGTGCTGAAACGGATTGTGGCCCAACCGCTGAGCTCGCCCGCGGTGATCGTCGACGCCTGCACCGGTTCCGGTGCGCTGGCGATCGCGTTGTCCCACAGTTTTCCCGGCGCCCGCGTCCTCGCGGTCGAGGACTCCGAACCGGCGTTGGACTACGCGCAACGCAACTGTGCCGGAACGTCGGTAGAGTTGATCCACGCCGATGTGACCACGCTGGGGCTGCTGTCGGAGCTCGACGGCCAAGTGGACCTGATGGTCAGCAACCCGCCCTATATTCCCGACGGTGCGGAGCTAGATCCCGAAGTGGCCCAGCATGATCCGGGGCACGCGCTGTTCGGCGGCCCGGACGGCATGTCGGTGATCACCCCGCTGGCCCAGCTGGCAGCGCGATTGCTTCGCCCGGGTGGAGCGTTCGCCGTTGAGCATGACGACACCACGCCGACGGCCACCGTCCAAACTGTGCGTGACACCGGATTTTTCGACGAGGTAGTGTCCCGGCCCGACCTTACTGGGCGGCTCCGGTTCGTGACGGCGATCAGGAACGATCAACCATGA
- a CDS encoding L-threonylcarbamoyladenylate synthase, translated as MTEVFDCADADQRAAGIAAAIDAVRGGRLVVLPTDTVYGIGADAFNAAGVTALLAAKRRGRDMPVGVLVGSWNSIDGLALIVPQTARELIRAFWPGALSLIVTQAPSLQWDLGEARGTVMVRMPLHPVALEVLKAVGPMAVSSANVSGSSPAVEAGEAQSQLGESVDVYLDAGPAEQGAASTIVDLTGPEPRIVRAGPVSAEQIGAVLGLDPDTLTGTP; from the coding sequence ATGACAGAGGTTTTCGACTGCGCCGACGCCGACCAGCGTGCGGCCGGAATCGCGGCGGCGATCGATGCTGTGCGCGGCGGTCGGCTGGTGGTGCTGCCGACCGACACGGTCTATGGCATCGGTGCCGACGCCTTCAACGCCGCCGGGGTGACCGCGCTGCTGGCGGCCAAACGACGCGGACGTGACATGCCGGTGGGCGTGCTGGTGGGGTCGTGGAACTCCATCGACGGGTTGGCCCTGATCGTGCCTCAGACCGCCCGGGAACTGATCCGTGCCTTCTGGCCGGGCGCGCTCAGCCTGATCGTCACCCAGGCCCCGTCGCTGCAGTGGGACCTCGGCGAAGCCCGTGGCACCGTCATGGTGCGCATGCCGCTGCATCCGGTGGCCCTGGAGGTCCTCAAGGCGGTGGGCCCGATGGCGGTGTCCAGCGCCAACGTCTCCGGTAGCTCGCCCGCCGTCGAGGCCGGCGAAGCGCAAAGTCAACTGGGGGAGTCCGTCGACGTCTACCTCGACGCCGGGCCGGCCGAACAGGGCGCCGCCTCGACGATCGTGGATCTCACCGGTCCCGAACCGCGGATCGTCCGGGCCGGACCGGTCTCCGCCGAACAGATCGGCGCGGTACTGGGGCTGGATCCGGACACGCTGACGGGAACACCGTGA
- a CDS encoding glycosyltransferase family 4 protein: MTSLLALADRGAGVPLRELALVGLTAAIITYFTTGPVRWMATRIGAVAYPRERDVHVQPTPRMGGLAMYVGIVAGIFLASQLPALTRGFVYSTGMPAVVLAGGVIMGIGLLDDKWGLDALTKFAGQITAASVLVTMGVAWSVLYIPIGGVGTVVLDQVSSILLTLALTVSIVNAMNFVDGLDGLAAGLGLITALAICMFSVGVLQDHGGDVLFYPPALISVVLAGACLGFLPHNFSPAKIFMGDSGSMLIGLMLAAASTTAAGPISQTAYGARDVFALLSPFLLVAAVMCVPALDVLLAIIRRTRAGLSPFSPDKMHLHHRLLQIGHSDRRVVLLIYLWTAIVAFGAAGTIFFDPRYTGAVMLGAMLIAIVVTLIPLLRRGSASEDDPYDTR, from the coding sequence GTGACCAGTCTGCTGGCCCTGGCCGACCGCGGCGCCGGCGTGCCACTGCGAGAGCTCGCACTGGTGGGCCTGACCGCCGCGATCATCACCTACTTCACCACCGGGCCCGTTCGCTGGATGGCCACCCGGATCGGCGCGGTCGCCTACCCGCGCGAACGCGACGTCCACGTGCAGCCCACCCCGCGGATGGGCGGACTGGCGATGTACGTCGGCATCGTCGCCGGGATCTTCCTGGCCTCGCAGCTGCCGGCACTGACGCGCGGTTTCGTCTATTCCACCGGAATGCCGGCGGTGGTGCTGGCCGGCGGCGTCATCATGGGAATCGGCCTGCTCGACGACAAGTGGGGCCTGGATGCCCTGACCAAGTTCGCCGGCCAGATCACCGCGGCCAGCGTCCTGGTCACCATGGGTGTGGCCTGGAGCGTGCTCTACATCCCGATCGGCGGCGTCGGCACCGTGGTGCTCGATCAGGTGTCGTCGATCCTGCTGACGCTGGCGTTGACGGTCTCGATCGTCAACGCGATGAACTTCGTCGACGGCCTCGACGGGCTGGCTGCCGGCCTGGGACTGATCACCGCGCTGGCGATCTGCATGTTCTCGGTCGGCGTGCTGCAGGACCACGGCGGCGACGTGCTGTTCTATCCACCCGCGTTGATCTCAGTGGTCTTGGCCGGGGCTTGTTTGGGTTTCCTGCCACACAATTTCAGCCCCGCGAAGATCTTCATGGGCGACTCCGGTTCGATGCTGATCGGGCTGATGCTGGCCGCGGCGTCCACCACCGCCGCCGGGCCGATCTCGCAAACCGCCTACGGCGCGCGCGACGTCTTCGCGCTGCTGTCGCCATTCCTGTTGGTGGCGGCCGTGATGTGTGTGCCGGCGCTGGACGTGCTGCTGGCGATCATCCGTCGTACTCGCGCCGGGCTCAGCCCCTTCAGCCCGGACAAGATGCACCTGCACCATAGGTTGCTGCAGATCGGCCACTCCGATCGCCGAGTGGTGCTGCTGATCTACCTGTGGACGGCGATCGTCGCCTTCGGGGCGGCCGGCACCATCTTCTTCGACCCGCGCTACACCGGGGCGGTGATGTTGGGTGCGATGCTCATCGCGATTGTCGTTACGCTCATCCCGTTGCTACGCCGGGGCAGCGCCTCGGAAGACGACCCCTACGACACGCGGTAG
- the atpB gene encoding F0F1 ATP synthase subunit A, producing the protein MTESILAEGAIEVGHHETAVWPLVGEVNIDTITSTAIAAVIVIALALFLRAKVTSTGVPGGVQLFFEAITIQMRNQIEGAIGMKIAPFVLPLAVTIFVFILVCNWLSVLPVQYADEHGVHELISSAAADINFVLALALLVFCGYHLAGFWRRGFIGHPLRVLKGHVAILAPINVVEEVAKPVSLSLRLFGNIFAGGILVSLIALLGPVFMVAPNAIWKTFDLFVGLIQAFIFALLTILYFSQAMELEEDHH; encoded by the coding sequence ATGACTGAGTCGATCCTGGCTGAGGGAGCCATCGAGGTCGGCCACCACGAGACCGCGGTATGGCCGCTGGTCGGTGAGGTCAACATCGACACCATCACCTCCACCGCGATCGCAGCGGTGATCGTGATCGCCCTGGCGCTCTTCCTGCGCGCCAAGGTCACCTCGACCGGGGTTCCCGGCGGGGTCCAGCTGTTCTTCGAGGCGATCACCATTCAGATGCGCAACCAGATCGAGGGTGCCATCGGGATGAAGATCGCCCCGTTCGTGCTGCCGCTGGCGGTGACGATCTTCGTCTTCATCCTGGTCTGTAACTGGCTGTCGGTGCTGCCCGTGCAGTACGCCGACGAGCACGGCGTCCATGAGTTGATTTCCTCCGCCGCCGCCGACATCAACTTCGTGTTGGCGCTGGCCCTGCTGGTGTTCTGCGGCTACCACCTGGCCGGCTTCTGGCGCCGCGGTTTCATCGGCCACCCGCTGCGGGTTCTCAAGGGCCACGTCGCGATCCTGGCGCCGATCAACGTGGTCGAAGAAGTCGCCAAGCCGGTCTCGCTGTCTCTGCGTCTGTTCGGCAACATCTTCGCCGGCGGCATCCTGGTCAGCTTGATCGCGTTGCTCGGTCCGGTCTTCATGGTCGCGCCGAACGCGATCTGGAAGACCTTCGACCTGTTCGTCGGCCTGATCCAGGCGTTCATCTTCGCGCTGCTGACCATCCTGTACTTCAGCCAGGCCATGGAGCTCGAAGAAGACCACCACTAG
- a CDS encoding F0F1 ATP synthase subunit C, with protein MADPNLIGLGALIGGGLIMGGGAIGAGIGDGIAGNALIAGIARQPEAQGRLFTPFFITVGLVEAAYFINLAFMALFVFATPIAAQQ; from the coding sequence ATGGCAGATCCCAATCTGATCGGACTTGGTGCCCTCATCGGCGGCGGTCTCATCATGGGCGGCGGTGCCATCGGCGCCGGTATCGGTGACGGTATCGCCGGTAACGCGCTGATCGCCGGTATCGCCCGTCAGCCCGAAGCTCAGGGTCGGCTGTTCACCCCGTTCTTCATCACGGTTGGTCTGGTCGAGGCGGCCTACTTCATCAACCTGGCCTTCATGGCGTTGTTCGTCTTCGCCACCCCGATCGCCGCACAGCAGTAA
- a CDS encoding F0F1 ATP synthase subunit B, translating to MGDMSVAVLALSEAAEEGPKKSFLIPDGTFFVVLAIFLIVLGVISTFVVPPIMKVLRERENMVTKTLADNRESAEQFAAADADYEKQMAAARLEASTARDEARAEGRKVIDEQRSAAEAEVASTLQAATDKLKQEGDAVSEQLQARVETLSATLASRILGVDAEALSAASTGR from the coding sequence ATGGGTGACATGAGCGTTGCTGTCCTCGCCCTGAGCGAGGCGGCTGAGGAAGGCCCGAAGAAGAGCTTCCTCATTCCCGACGGCACCTTCTTTGTCGTGCTCGCGATCTTCCTGATCGTGCTCGGCGTGATCAGTACCTTCGTGGTGCCGCCGATCATGAAGGTGCTGCGGGAGCGCGAGAACATGGTCACCAAGACGCTCGCCGACAATCGGGAGTCCGCCGAGCAGTTCGCGGCCGCCGATGCCGACTACGAGAAGCAGATGGCGGCGGCGCGCCTTGAGGCCAGCACGGCACGGGACGAAGCTCGTGCCGAGGGCCGCAAGGTGATCGACGAGCAGCGGTCGGCGGCCGAGGCGGAGGTGGCCTCGACATTGCAGGCCGCCACCGACAAGCTCAAGCAAGAAGGCGATGCGGTGAGTGAGCAGCTGCAGGCCCGGGTGGAGACGTTGTCTGCCACCTTGGCCAGCCGGATCCTCGGCGTTGACGCCGAGGCACTTTCCGCGGCGAGTACGGGGCGGTAG